Within the Bradyrhizobium cosmicum genome, the region GTCGGTGAAACCGTTGGTGGCAAGCAGCACCTTGTCCGCATGCACGATCGCGCGCGGCGTCTCGATGCGCCAGCGACTGCCGTCGCGACGGAGCGACAGCGCCGGCGTTTCGCCGTGCACCTTCGCCCCTGCCGAGATCGCAGCGCGCGCGAGGCCGCGCGCGTAGCTGAGCGGGTGCAGATCGCCGCCGCGGCTGTCCAGCATACCGCCGATATAGCGGTCGGTGCCGGTCATCTCACGCAGCTGCTCGCGGTTCAGATAGGTCACGGGCATGCCGCGACGGATGCACTGCTTCGCGGTCGCCTCGATCGCAGCGGCGCTGGCCTCGTTATACGCCGTGCGCAGCGTGCCGTTCTGCCGCGCCTCGCACGGGATCTGGTAGCGGCGGATCAGATCGTGCGTGAAGTTCGTGGTGCCGTAGGCGAAGTCGATCATGCGGCGGCCGAGTTCGGCGCCGAAATCTGCTTCGATCTGGTCGGGATCGTGCTTCAAGCCGGGATTGGTGTGGCCGCCATTGTTGCCCGATGCGCCCCAGCCTGGCTCCTGCGCCTCCAGCACGAGGGCCTCGACACCCTGCTCCGCCAGATGCAGTGCCGTGGACAGGCCAGTGTAGCCGCCGCCGACAATCGCGACGGAGACGGTCTTGTCGACATCGAGCGGCGGCGTGGCGACCGGGGCGACGGCCGTGTCGGCATAGAGGGAGGGTGGCAGAGGCAGGCGCGCAGTCATGGCGAGGACCGATCAGAGCGGATGCAGCACGCGGCGCAGGAAATCCTGCGTGCGCGGATGCTGTGGTTGGTTGAGCAGCGCCTTGGCCGGCCCCTGCTCGACGATGACGCCGCCGTCGATGAACAGCACGCGGTCGGCAACGTCACGGGCAAAGCCCATCTCGTGGGTGACGACCACCATGGTCATGCCGTCGTCAGCGAGCTTGCGCATGACACCGAGGACGTCGCCGACGAGCTCGGGATCGAGCGCCGAGGTCGGCTCGTCGAACAGGATCGCCTTGGGCTGCATCGCCAGCGCCCGCGCAATCGCGACGCGCTGCTGCTGGCCGCCGGAGAGCTGCGGCGGATGCGCATCGGCCTTCTCGGCGAGGCCCACCTGCGCAAGCAGCGCGCGGCCACGCTCAAGCGCCTGCGCGCGGGCTTCCTTCTTGACGTAGAGCGGCCCCTCGATGACGTTTTCGAGCACTGTCCGATGCGGGAACAGGTTGAAGCGCTGGAACACCATCGAGACCTGGGTGCGAACCTTCACGATCGACGAGGCATCGCGATCGACCTTGAGGCCTTCGATACTGATCTCGCCGCGGTCGTAGCTTTCGAGCCCGTTGATGCAGCGCAGGATCGTCGACTTGCCCGAGCCGGACGGGCCGATGACGCAGACCACCTCGCCCTTCTGGACCGACGCCGTGATGCCCTTGAGCACCTCGTTCTGGCCGAAGCTCTTGTGGACGTCGTTGAGCTCGATCATTTCTTGCCGGCCCGCTTCTCGAAATGACGAACCAGCAGGATCAGCGGGATGCTCATGGTGAGATACATCAGCGCCACCATCGTGAACACGTTGGTGTTCTTGAAGGTCGAGGACGCGATCAGCTTGCCTTGCAGCGCGAGCTCCGCGACCGTGATGGTCGAGGCCTGCGAAGAATCCTTCAGCATCATGATCATGACGTTGCCGTAGGGAGGAAGCACGATCCGCACCGCCTGCGGCAGCACCACGCGGCGCATGGTCAGCCACCAGCCCATGCCGATCGACTGCGCCGCCTCGATCTGCCCCTTGTCAATCGCCTCGATGCCAGCGCGGAAGTTCTCCGCCTGGTAGGCCGAATAGGCGATGCCGAGCCCGAGGATCGCCGCCTGCAACGCGGACAGCGTGACGCCGAGATCTGGCATCACGAAGTACAGATAGAACAGCAGCACGATGATCGGGATGCCGCGGATCACGTTGATCAGGCTGGCGCTGAGCAGCGACAGCGCCTTGATGCCGGAGACCCGCATCATCGCCCAGACCAGGCCGAGCACCGTCGAGAGCAGCAGCGAGCCGATGGTGACGACGATCGTCAGTGCGACGCCGCTCATCAGGATCGGAAAGAACTCGACGGCGTCGTGCCAGAAGCCTTTCATCGGCAAGCCTTCACTAAAGACCCTTCATCGATCGGCCCTTGAGGATCAGCCCTGTGCCTTCAGGCCCCATTTGTCGAGGATCTTGTCGATGGTGCCGTTGGCCTTGAGCTTGGCCAGCGACGCGTTGATCTTGCCGAGCAGTGCGCTTTCGCCCTTGCGCACGCCGATGCCGACCGAGCCGACGGTGACGGGCTTGTAACCGTCGACGAGACGCACCTCGGGGAAACCGCCCTGCTTCAGATTGTAGGCGAGGATCGGATAGTCGGCGTAGCCGGCCTTGAGGCGGC harbors:
- a CDS encoding amino acid ABC transporter ATP-binding protein, producing the protein MIELNDVHKSFGQNEVLKGITASVQKGEVVCVIGPSGSGKSTILRCINGLESYDRGEISIEGLKVDRDASSIVKVRTQVSMVFQRFNLFPHRTVLENVIEGPLYVKKEARAQALERGRALLAQVGLAEKADAHPPQLSGGQQQRVAIARALAMQPKAILFDEPTSALDPELVGDVLGVMRKLADDGMTMVVVTHEMGFARDVADRVLFIDGGVIVEQGPAKALLNQPQHPRTQDFLRRVLHPL
- a CDS encoding NAD(P)/FAD-dependent oxidoreductase; the encoded protein is MTARLPLPPSLYADTAVAPVATPPLDVDKTVSVAIVGGGYTGLSTALHLAEQGVEALVLEAQEPGWGASGNNGGHTNPGLKHDPDQIEADFGAELGRRMIDFAYGTTNFTHDLIRRYQIPCEARQNGTLRTAYNEASAAAIEATAKQCIRRGMPVTYLNREQLREMTGTDRYIGGMLDSRGGDLHPLSYARGLARAAISAGAKVHGETPALSLRRDGSRWRIETPRAIVHADKVLLATNGFTDDLWPALRRTIVPVFSSIAATAPLSDEVARSIMPTRPVLYESGHITVYYRIDQHNRLLMGGRGPMRWISAPNDVAYLMRYAERLWPQLKGVAWTHGWNSRLAITGDHYPHVHEPAEGVLISLGCNGRGVALSTAMGAQLARRLIGGARAEIDMPVTGIKPIPMHAFWPVGVTTAVIAGRVRDRLGI
- a CDS encoding amino acid ABC transporter permease, whose protein sequence is MKGFWHDAVEFFPILMSGVALTIVVTIGSLLLSTVLGLVWAMMRVSGIKALSLLSASLINVIRGIPIIVLLFYLYFVMPDLGVTLSALQAAILGLGIAYSAYQAENFRAGIEAIDKGQIEAAQSIGMGWWLTMRRVVLPQAVRIVLPPYGNVMIMMLKDSSQASTITVAELALQGKLIASSTFKNTNVFTMVALMYLTMSIPLILLVRHFEKRAGKK